The sequence below is a genomic window from Oreochromis niloticus isolate F11D_XX linkage group LG3, O_niloticus_UMD_NMBU, whole genome shotgun sequence.
tttatttgtacCTAATTAAACTTCTTCTCTTGATGTTTGAGCGTCTTCTCCTCACGTGGAAATCAATGCgcggctgtgattggctggttagaTGAGGCCCGTGATTGGCTACCGGCGCAGGTAAGACACGGCCCACTTCCCCTCCTTGGGTGCCCGCACACCTTCTGCTCCTCAATAAGTTCACTGGCGTGTTTTGTGATTTGTCTTTCAGGGCTGCTCAGGATCCACGAGCGCCATGGCCTCCACCCCAGGTACTGCACGAGCCTTAATCTGCACTTTAGAGCTTCAGTTAGATGTTCATGTTTTAATTCTTTCCTTGTTTTCAGAGTTGAAAATCGACCAGAAGCTCAATGAGGGCAAGACTAAACAGATTTTCGAGCTGGTGGACCAGCCGGGACTGGTTCTAGTCCAGTCTAAGGACCAGATCACAGCTGGGAACGCAGTGAGGAAAGATCAGATGGAGGGCAAAGCTGCCATTGCCAACAAAACCACAAGCTGCATGTTCCAGCTGCTGCAGGAGTCTGGTGAGGTTTTTATTTCTGCACAAGGTTTTGGGAACAACAGCTTGCATCAAAGGTTGATTCAGTGACTGGAAAAAACGAAATCTCGTGCATGAACAGAAATGATAATCATGCAATAATACTTAATTCAATAAAATATAGTTTTAATCTCAGATGTTGTAATCTGTCTGTGAGTTTGAGGTTGCTCTGATATCCACCCTTCTCTCCTCAGGCATTAAGACGGCCTTTGTTAAGCAGCACTCGGACACGGCGTTCATCGCAGCGCACTGCGAGATGATACCCATTGAGTGGGTGTGTCGCAGAGTGGCGACTGGATCTTTCCTCAAGAGGAATCCAGGAGTCAAAGAGGGCTACCGCTTTTCTCCTCTAAAGATGGAGATGTTCTTTAAAGTGAGTCTTGCTGCGTGCAGtgattctctctgtgtgttttcagtctgtGAGTGTTGCAGCAAACTCATCACTGATTGTGTTTTTAGGATGATGCCAACAATGATCCTCAGTGGTCAGAGGAGCAGCTGCTGGAGGCCAAACTGTGTGTGGCTGGGCTCACTATTGGTCAGTGTGAGGTGGACATAATGAGTCGCAGCACTGTGGCCATTTTTGAGATAGTGGAGAAGGCCTGGGCCACTCAGAACTGCACCCTGGTGGACATGAAGGTAGCTgtgcagcagcgccccctgctggttaATGTCACATCTTGGTGCGATCACTTTTCTCCTGTAGCTGCAGCAGAACTACAACTAAGGACTTTTTCTTTGCTTATAGATTGAATTTGGCGTCAGTGTGAAAAGTGGAGAGATTGTGCTCGCTGACGTGATTGACAACGATTCATGGAGGCTTTGGCCAGCTGGAGATCGGAGCCAGCAAAAAGACAAACAGGTGATGGACTgactttgatttattttcatGCTGATATGAAAAAAGACACAAGCCTGAAACTTTTCTTTTCCCCTTTGTAGGTGTACAGAGAGCTGAAGGAAGTGACCCCAGAGGCAATgcagatggtgaagaggaattTTGAGTGGGTCTCTGAAAGGGTCAAGGTACAGCACACAGATGCCTCTAATCTATTCTTGATCTTGTAGGAGTGTTTAGCTCTTTCTTTGCTTTGAACATCCAAACCAACAAACACTGTTTAACATCACAAAAGCCTGCAGCTGCTTTTGATGTCATTCAGGAAAAAACCAGCACAGCTGTACGATTTTTCTTTAGAGCAGGTAAAACTGACATAAAGTGATGATTCAATGGTTTCTGTGTGTCTACAGTTGCTGCTGGATCCCCAGGCAAGCAGCAGGGTGGTGCTTTTAATGGGCTCCATCTCAGACGTGGCCCATTGTGAAAAGATAAGAAAGGCGTGCGCCTCCTACGGGATCCCCTGTGTCCTCAGAGTCACCTCGGCACACAAGGGTCCAGATGAGACGCTGCGCATTAAAGCTGAATATGAAGGTGTGCTTTAATACTGACGTAACTGCGTCTTTATTCTGATCTGGGATTCTTTCTAATCGGATCATTTCTTTATGCTGTGTTGCAGGTGATGGCGTACCCACTGTGTTCGTGGCTGTGGCTGGGAGGAGTAACGGCCTCGGCCCAGTGATGTCTGGTAACACGGCTTACCCTGTGATCAGCTGCCCTCCTCTCACTCCAGACTGGGGACCACAAGATGTCTGGTCATCCCTCCGCATGCCAAGTGGTGAGCAGAGCTCTTTACTGTAACGTGCAGCGTTAATCGTACGtgctgtttttgcatttatttatttttgtcctgCAGGTCTCGGCTGCTCCACCGTGTTGTCTCCTGAAGCTTGTGCTCAGTTTGCAGCGCAGATCTTGGGGTTGAGGGACCACCTGGTGTGGTGCAAACTGAGGGCATCCATGCTCAACACCTGGGTGTCTCTCAAGCTGGCTGACAAGAAGTTCCAGGCCTGCAGCCTCTGAAGAGCCCAGCGTGCATCACACTGAACAAAAGAGCTTTGGTCCATTTAGCACCCTTGAAGCGAACTGCAGGACTGACAATGACACAATTCATTTCATTGAGGCCAAGTTTATAACtggccaaggtgtgaaagtggtcacaccttggcgcatgtgattagagaatcaccagggggtcctttgtccctccttggggggatactcccactgggtttaaatctgggactctcggccatttgaccttagaactgaagaagcttctcggatgagaggtgaaacgtcttcaagcaacttaaagaagtccagacgcttttctttgcaaactcctttgactacgatgacctggatgagtgagaaccttcacagacctaTTTGTGATATTGTTTATTGATTCTGTGAACGTGTCATCATTTGGTCCTTTTAGATTCTTAAATGATATTAAAATGATGATATTTGTTtactttggtttatttcagCAGATAAACAAGAGGAAAGAAGAGAAACAACAGGTAgagtttctttcttatttttcttgcttttcttcCACCTGCTTCCTTTTTTGTGTCTCTTCTTTTCAGCTACACTGTGTTCACATCAACTTTGATGTCAAATCTtcacgttttatttttattttctcactCGAGTCCAGATGTCCTGTAGataatcttctttttcttctgctgctgtttcagtTTCTTTGCTTGTTTAGTGCAAACTTCTCTCTCTGAATGACTTCAGTGTTTTCTCCATGAGGTAAAGGTCCCAAAGAGCCAATCAACACCTCTGAAACAGTGAAACATGACTGTGACTCATGTTGAAGTTTAcaacagtttcagctgcttttcaTTGTAGTACAGATGCAGTAAATGTATTTATCACTATGATGTTTGCTCCATCAAATCTAAGCAAAAGACAGGTGTAGGCACTGTGACACCACCTGATGGTTTGAGATTCGTCATTTTGAAGAactgtgtttgcattttattgATCAGCTTTTAAATGCAGGCTTCAAAGTAACTGCCCAAACATCTGCCCACATGTGTCACCAACATGGCTGCTGAGTGGTTAGATTTGCTTCTCTCAGGACTTTGGTgtagaaacatttatttaaagtcGGAGTGACAGTTTTTATGAGTTTGGATGATGAGGACAtttcctctgacctttgacccttcAAATAATTTACTTAGATTTAGGATAATGGCTAAAACAAGAAACAGGTTCATGAAGACTGTTTCTGACTGTGTTAATATCATGTGTGTTTAACTAAGTGTTGTTCACTGTGAgctggactgtgtgtttgtggtctgtggttaactgaagctaacagctctgcaggcgtccagcatcctgtttctgatagaaataaaacacttcagctacagttgtagccacagctgccctgcggcagactgacagaagcgaggctgccatatcgcgccatcggcccctctgaccatcaccagtaggcggtaggtgaagtgtccgagagactgtccgagccggggctcgaaccagcaacctttcgATTACAAGCGAACACACAACTCTTGAGCCGCAATATTTATCACAAATTTTTTGgttttggataaataaatatttaaatatcttttgaattagttaaatgtcagaataaagagagacagggctgtctattttttatcactttcatcaaatttaggagtacatacacactaagtttattgttaattaataagaaaactgcagatgattccattctgagctgaagaagcttctgataggttagtagagtccatgtgagaaaactggtggcacacctgtggatgcatataaggcaaaacacagagcctgtttctgtgacatgggaaaatcaagagatgtcaaccaaaacaccaggaaaagaattgtggagctccataagtgtggctcaattttgaatacaatttggtgccatttacaattaagaaatacagaaagtttctctctttactcttaaagagatatatatatatatatatatatatatatatatatatatatatatatatatgtatgtgtgagagagagagagatatagagATAGATATCGATAGATATATGATATAcacataaaagtcacttattGGTAAATAGCTGGATAAGAAGAAGAGCATGTGCAAAAAgtgtgtagctgttgcagtaaacagtgtgttagatggaggagttgtacagggagatggccacaggaaATCTTTGGCTTCTATAACCTGTAAAACTTCAGATTTTAAGATGTTTCCATgcagtgtgtgattttgtgaCACTTTATGGCGTCATTGTGACGTcatactgaaaaaataaattgtgTGTTGTTCAGCTCTCTTCATGTCCTTTCAGATATTATTCTCCACATGGTTTCTTTACATTATTGTTCAAGCTCaactgtgacctttgacccaaaCAACGgaggtcaaggtcaaatgcttaggtgaaacacatgaaagtgtttgtgtgtttgttgtcacacagcagcagccatCAGTGACACCAGCACACAAAATAAAGTACATGATCTATGACACAGTGATGCTatcaaacaacaacacaaagggTCCAAATGAGCAAACAGTCACTGCTCAGTGTGACCAGGATAGTTTAtttcactttattaaaagcatTAAAAGAACCTGATCTAGCACTTTTTTACCATAGCACTTGAAGCATACATTTGCACATGAAGAACATTTGCACACAagaagtttaattatttattcaatATTAATTGTGTATTTTAAAAGTCATTTGATAGCCTTTATTCCAGGtcctgcacagctgctcttcATCAAGGAACGTGGTGGTTGTCTGTTAGGAGAAAGGAATGGTGATTGAGATAAAAGTAAGGTTTTACCAGTAAGGAGAAGTAACACAAGTGTGTGAAAAATCTAGGAATAAAAGTGGTGCAAATAAGTGACTGTAAGATATGATTACTCACCTTTCTTTCCTGTGTTCTCACCAAGGTGTTTGGGCAAATGTTTCCCCGGGGGTCCAGACACCATTTAAAGGGTTTTTATAATAAGGGGTTTGGTGTAAGGTTAGagtgtaaaatatttattaagatgaaaatatgaaatgtatttatatatttatttattcaatttgATGTGTTGTATACTGTGGTGGAAGGTTGGGATTTAATAAACTACCTGTGAGTGGAATAATGGTTTAGCCTGTGACAGCTGAAAGTGTTTAAGGCTGCCAGTTGTCAGTGGAGGGAGTGAAATGTTTGTAAGGAGAGCTGTATTGCAAATAAATAGTTTTTGTTCCACTGCACTTGCCTTGGTCCATCTCACTATGATTCCAGCCAATAAGGGTCGCCCTGTGACACTATTCATGGAAACTCAAACAATCTCAGAATTCAGTGTTCACTGGTGTATTTCAAGAAGTTAACATGCtgattaaatgtaaaaaaaatctaactcaGAAGTCAAAGGAAATGAAGAACATAttgaatataaatatttatggcCCCATGATGGTACAGTCCCCTCAGCACTTCCTGTATTCAGGCGTCCTGCAGTCTGAGGTCACTCTCCTGCTGGTTCATTGCCACAGACAACTTAAACACATCAGCAAGAGAAAAATCAGCGAATGCAATAAAAGATGAAGTCAGTGAACTGTGTTTATGAACAAGAAAGAACTGACTTAAGGCAAAACCTTCAGAAATGTGTCCATAACGAGCTTCCAGTTAGCAGATGGCAGACATGGGGGTGAAACTCTGCAGCTCAGTTTGACTGTTTGATGCTAAACACTCAGTactaaggtaaaaaaaaaaaagtaaaataaaacaagctcCAAACAAGAAGATAGTTGTAGAGCAGAGCTGAACTGGGAAATAATCATGTATTCGTTGACCAGGATGGGCAACATCTTGatgaccagcatccatcttttaaggaccgggtggatctgcaggacagacagatgaaggatggagacgtgtctttgattctgaaggatgtgacaaTTAATGAtactggaacatacgagtgtcgtgtccagagagagggagacggTATAAAGCTCATCAACAGCACCTACCTTCatgttgttcctccaggtgagtgagtagagttgagtgtgtgtgtgatcagaggtgaagctgcttcctggttgttgatgtttgtttctaaagatgttgttgatgagactttgtagaaagcagctggtctgagtgatgtgatcagagtgcagtagataatgtctgacagcagtttgaagaggaaatggattctgttctgttcttcactcatcactgttgtacctgacagctgacacctcacacctgtttctcacctgcaggtcagacaagAGGACAAGAGAAGGATGAAGACAACAAAGATGGAGGAAAGCAAgacaaagagaag
It includes:
- the LOC109199026 gene encoding multifunctional protein ADE2-like; this encodes MASTPELKIDQKLNEGKTKQIFELVDQPGLVLVQSKDQITAGNAVRKDQMEGKAAIANKTTSCMFQLLQESGIKTAFVKQHSDTAFIAAHCEMIPIEWVCRRVATGSFLKRNPGVKEGYRFSPLKMEMFFKDDANNDPQWSEEQLLEAKLCVAGLTIGQCEVDIMSRSTVAIFEIVEKAWATQNCTLVDMKIEFGVSVKSGEIVLADVIDNDSWRLWPAGDRSQQKDKQVYRELKEVTPEAMQMVKRNFEWVSERVKLLLDPQASSRVVLLMGSISDVAHCEKIRKACASYGIPCVLRVTSAHKGPDETLRIKAEYEGDGVPTVFVAVAGRSNGLGPVMSGNTAYPVISCPPLTPDWGPQDVWSSLRMPSGLGCSTVLSPEACAQFAAQILGLRDHLVWCKLRASMLNTWVSLKLADKKFQACSL